A genomic region of Daphnia carinata strain CSIRO-1 chromosome 5, CSIRO_AGI_Dcar_HiC_V3, whole genome shotgun sequence contains the following coding sequences:
- the LOC130696826 gene encoding probable asparagine--tRNA ligase, mitochondrial — MAAFKNIKFQFVLNRLFSNKTSVASKINFSRLKSDVAVSVKSLLQDHLVGSNVLVKGWVKSLRRQKENTFMHIGDGSAEQIQVIIPSSLCQEDCSFNSAVVVRGTVVQSPKVNQPIEVKAENLEVVGRLDVDCFPFGPRKIYPPEYVRQHIHLRPKTTIYSAILRLSSLITTTLHNTLIQDGFVSVSTPILTSNDCEGAGEVFLVRPASEELCREMGNDEKLEESYFNKRVYLTVSGQLHLEAMAGGISKVFTMGPTFRSENSRTRRHLAEFRMLEAEIAFCSDLQPILSTVEGLVKQSARSLLEHGKQDLATVGVYYKENLEESLDDLLKTDFSTITYRQALELLLENKSLFKKSPRDGADIGSEHELFLVKHIGGPVFVVDWPAKIKPFYMRTTEDDNSLVSCVDLLVPGVGELCGGSLRENRHSVLKRRLEMQSLAETLNWYLDLRRFGGPPTGGFGMGVERLISYLLKIPNVKDIVPFPRTPHHCPM, encoded by the exons ATGGCAgcttttaaaaacataaaatttcaATTCGTACTTAACCGATTATTCTCTAATAAAACGTCAGTtgcttcaaaaataaatttcagcAGATTAAAATCCGATGTCGCCGTTTCCGTAAAGTCATTGCTTCAAGATCACCTAGTGGGTTCGAACGTTTTAGTTAAA GGATGGGTGAAATCATTaagaaggcaaaaagaaaataccttCATGCATATTGGTGATGGCTCAGCTGAACAAATACAAGTCATAATCCCATCGTCACTCTGTCAGGAAGACTGCAGCTTCAATTCAGCTGTTGTGGTAAGGGGCACAGTAGTGCAGAGTCCTAAAGTCAACCAACCTATAGAAGTCAAAGCTGAAAATCTAGAAGTGGTGGGCAGACTAGATGTGGATTGCTTCCCGTTTGGTCCACGAAAAATCTACCCACCAGAATATGTCAGGCAACACATTCATCTTAGACCAAAAACCACTATATATTCAGCAATCCTCCGGTTATCGAGCCTAATAACTACCACACTGCATAATACCTTGATTCAAGATGGTTTTGTCAGTGTCTCTACACCAATTCTTACTTCAAATGACTGTGAAGGAGCAGGTGAAGTCTTTCTTGTACGACCTGCTTCTGAAGAACTGTGTCGTGAAATGGGTAATGATGAAAAGCTAGAAGAATCCTACTTTAACAAGAGAGTGTATCTGACAGTTTCAGGTCAACTACATCTAGAGGCCATGGCAGG GGGAATTTCCAAAGTTTTCACAATGGGTCCTACCTTTCGTTCCGAAAATTCGCGAACTCGGAGACATCTAGCAGAATTTAGAATGCTAGAAGCAGAAATAGCCTTTTGTAGTGATTTGCAGCCCATTCTCTCAACAGTTGAAGGCTTAGTAAAGCAATCCGCTAGAAGCCTTCTGGAGCACGGAAAACAAGATTTAGCTACGGTGGGAGTATATTACAAAGAAAATCTGGAG GAATCACTGGATGACCTGTTAAAAACAGACTTTTCTACAATTACCTATAGACAAGCTTTGGAATTACTActggaaaataaaagtttgTTTAAAAAGTCTCCTCGAGACGGAGCAGACATCGGATCGGAACACGAGTTGTTTCTTGTCAAACATATCGGAGGCCCAGTTTTTGTTGTCGACTGGccagcaaaaataaaaccctTTTATATGCGGACCACAGAAGACGATAACAGTCTG GTGTCTTGTGTTGATTTACTGGTACCAGGAGTAGGGGAATTATGCGGAGGAAGTTTACGAGAGAATCGACACTCAGTCCTTAAGAGACGACTAGAAATGCAAAGCCTAGCAGAAACACTGAATTGGTACCTCGATCTGAGAAGATTTGGAGGACCTCCAACTGGTGGTTTTGGGATGGGTGTAGAGAGACTTATTTCTTATTTGCTAAAGATACCAAATGTGAAAGACATTGTCCCATTCCCACGAACACCTCACCATTGCCCCATGTAA
- the LOC130696844 gene encoding uncharacterized protein LOC130696844: MKLHAQLLEQHKILDNSKAKDAQILSLQAQLGEKNKLEQNSFQTVKDVFPNSSLTEHEDELALGEHSQLFSLPPDSVLKLNSVSAALKELLVISPCSEGSEQLWDRIWAENGCGMETQK; the protein is encoded by the exons atgaagctgcatgcccaattattggaacaacacaaaatattagataacagcaaagctaaggatg ctcaaattttgagtctacaagctcagctaggggaaaagaacaaattggaacagaacagtttccaaacagtgaaggatgtttttccaaactcatccctaactgaacatgaggatgaattggcattaggcgaacacagtcag ttattcagtctaccacctgacagtgtgttaaagttaaattctgttagtgctgcactaaaagaattgttagtaattagtccatgcagcgaaggaagtgaacaattgtgggaccgtatttgggctgaaaatgggtgtggtatggaaacccagaaatag
- the LOC130696840 gene encoding ragulator complex protein LAMTOR1-like, which yields MGCCCSTDKDSNQNGEINERTHLLGNPVSNNTPIQRTPYDGLRYPGSVPKPTDEQSALNKILQQTATNVIDVAALDSHNLEQHEYVERARQYIQKAQAAQPVLQSKYSKLILSKSSVLKDVPAIDNLLIDSPICVMDYHMMIKNSAKISKALDDIHIEHKEDLVVPFAIP from the exons ATGGGTTGCTGTTGTTCAACTGATAAAGATTCCAACCAG AATGGAGAAATCAACGAAAGAACTCACTTGCTAGGGAATCCAGTGAGCAATAACACACCTATTCAGAGAACACCGTA TGATGGTCTGCGATATCCAGGATCTGTTCCAAAACCAACTGACGAACAGTCTGCTTTGAACAAAATACTGCAGCAAACTGCCAC aaatgtaaTTGATGTTGCGGCTCTTGATTCACATAACCTGGAGCAGCATGAGTATGTTGAAAGAGCCAGGCAATATATCCAGAAAGCCCAAGCTGCTCAACCAGTATTACAGTCAAAATACAGCAAGCTCATCCTTTCTAAAAGCTCAG TTTTGAAGGATGTACCTGCAATTGATAATTTGCTGATTGATTCTCCCATTTGTGTTATGGACTATCACATGATGATCAAGAATTCAGCCAAAATTTCCAAAGCATTAGATGACATTCACATTGAGCATAAGGAAGATTTAGTAGTTCCATTTGCTATTCCCTAA